A genomic window from Corticium candelabrum chromosome 8, ooCorCand1.1, whole genome shotgun sequence includes:
- the LOC134183618 gene encoding uncharacterized protein K02A2.6-like → MAGSGKKARRSGSDDEEHLKNLSEVLKRIRDHGLRLKEDKCPFFQSSVQYLGHVIDKDVVNAHSKWPELFKFQVGSSGTKQLILSLKHLVASFEIPKKIATDNGPQFVAKEFKDFCNQQGIFLSLTPPDHPKSNGQAERFIQSFKRAVRKGLETPGANRQDVVTDFLMVYRSTEHDTSGESPSKLLLGREI, encoded by the exons ATGGCTGGTAGTGGAAAGAAAGCCAGGCGTAGTG GGTCCGATGATGAAGAACATTTAAAAAACTTGTCTGAAGTGTTGAAGCGTATCAGAGATCATGGACTTCGTTTGAAGGAAGATAAATGTCCATTCTTTCAGTCATCGGTACAATATCTTGGTCATGTCATCGACAAGGATG TTGTTAATGCCCATTCAAAATGGCCAGAGCTTTTTAAATTTCAAGTTGGATCAAGCGGAACAAAGCAATTAATATTGTCATTAAAACACCTAGTGGCAAGTTTTGAAATTCCAAAGAAAATCGCCACCGACAATGGCCCTCAGTTTGTGGCGAAAGAGTTTAAAGATTTCTGTAATCAGCAAGGAATCTTTCTCAGTTTAACACCTCCTGACCACCCTAAAAGTAATGGACAAGCAGAAAGATTCATTCAGTCGTTTAAGAGAGCAGTCCGAAAAGGATTAGAAACACCAGGAGCGAATCGGCAAGACGTTGTTACTGACTTTCTCATGGTATACAGGAGTACAGAACATGACACTAGTGGAGAGTCTCCATCCAAACTTCTATTGGGTAGGGAAATTTGA
- the LOC134183615 gene encoding zinc finger MYM-type protein 1-like, whose translation MQIDGIPDVGDQPCQPRRASFPKVSFGKKAPKSRSFQAAWFDNWPWLHWHDSVEKVFCHVCVKAAKSGKLKCKTAEQAFIYRGVQNWNDATRLFRSHAKSDCHREAVESLITLPATTKHVGELLTTRLVEDRKRNRASLLRILRALRFLARQGIALRGSALTKEIDSNLSQLLRLFCELSTDLSDWLQKKTNNYTSADIQNELLKVMSLRILRDVSAKLEGTPYTIMVDETTDASTQEQVVIVLRWVDEDLEPHEDFIGLHITASTDAKSIVAIIRDVLVRMNLSLTNCRGQCYDGAAVMKGCLSGVAAQLTQDEPRALFTHCYGHSLNLACQDTIKDIIPIKYALDTTFELSKLLKYSAKRKSEYKRLQAEMAPQDPGFRTLCPTRWTVRAASLQSVMQNFSVIQSSLDSFADMAKRDPEMSARCTGVAAQFSSFDFLFGVALGEKVLKLVDNLSKALQHKKMSAAQGQVLAELTIKSLALMRTEAEFSNFWEKLIEKQSKEDVAEPSLPRKRKRPCRYDEGSSGHFATCIEDHYRVMYFSAFDMAIQSIKSRFDQPHYKIYSKLECTLLKGAAGESYTDDLSSIQELYCTDFDSNILQTQLLILYSHFRETAVTPALMDVVDYVKSLGKPGQLLLSEVVKLIRLILVAPATNATSERTFSALRIVKTYLRCTMTQARLNHLLMLHVHKEACDSLDLELCIDDFCRESEHRRNIFGSM comes from the coding sequence ATGCAGATTGACGGGATTCCAGATGTCGGTGATCAGCCCTGTCAGCCTCGCCGTGCTTCATTTCCAAAAGTTTCGTTTGGGAAAAAAGCCCCAAAATCAAGATCATTTCAAGCTGCTTGGTTCGACAACTGGCCTTGGCTTCATTGGCACGACTCCGTTGAGAAAGTGTTCTGTCACGTCTGTGTGAAGGCTGCGAAGTCTGGCAAGCTGAAATGCAAGACTGCTGAGCAGGCATTCATCTATCGCGGAGTTCAAAACTGGAATGATGCCACCCGCTTATTTCGTTCACACGCGAAATCAGACTGCCACAGAGAAGCGGTTGAGTCACTGATCACGCTACCTGCCACAACAAAGCACGTTGGTGAACTACTAACAACTCGATTggttgaagacagaaagagaaaccgGGCCAGCCTCCTTCGCATTCTCAGAGCGCTGAGGTTCCTGGCACGTCAAGGTATTGCCCTCCGCGGTTCCGCCCTCACCAAAGAGATTGATAGCAATTTGTCACAGCTCCTTCGTCTTTTTTGTGAGCTTTCTACAGATCTCTCCGATTGGttgcagaaaaagacaaataattacacaagtgcagacatacagaatgagCTGCTGAAGGTGATGTCACTTCGAATTCTTCGAGATGTCTCAGCCAAACTTGAAGGCACACCATACACCATTATGGTAGACGAAACCACTGACGCAAGTACCCAGGAGCAGGTTGTAATAGTTCTACGATGGGTGGATGAAGACCTAGAGCCTCATGAGGATTTTATTGGGCTGCACATCACTGCTTCAACTGATGCTAAGTCCATTGTAGCAATTATCAGGGATGTTCTTGTTCGTATGAACCTTAGTCTGACCAACTGTCGTGGTCAGTGCTATGATGGTGCAGCTGTGATGAAAGGATGTCTATCAGGAGTTGCTGCTCAACTCACTCAAGATGAACCACGAGCATTGTTCACTCACTGCTATGGTCATAGCCTCAATTTAGCCTGCCAAGACACCATCAAAGACATAATCCCTATCAAATATGCCCTTGACACAACATTTGAACTGTCAAAACTTCTCAAGTACTCAGCAAAAAGAAAGTCTGAGTACAAGCGACTTCAAGCTGAGATGGCTCCTCAAGACCCTGGATTTAGGACACTATGCCCTACGAGATGGACCGTTCGAGCAGCTTCTCTACAGAGTGTTATGCAAAACTTTTCGGTCATCCAATCCAGCTTAGACAGTTTTGCAGATATGGCAAAACGAGACCCAGAGATGTCTGCTCGGTGTACTGGTGTTGCTGCTCAGTTTTCTTCATTTGACTTTCTCTTTGGAGTAGCATTAGGAgaaaaagtcttgaagttggtTGACAATCTGAGCAAAGCTCTTCAGCACAAGAAGATGTCTGCTGCACAAGGTCAAGTGTTAGCAGAACTTACCATCAAATCTCTTGCACTAATGCGTACAGAAGCTGAATTCTCAAATTTCTGGGAAAAGTTGatagagaaacaaagcaaagaagatgTTGCAGAGCCTTCCCTTCCTCGGAAAAGGAAGCGTCCTTGCCGATATGATGAAGGAAGTTCGGGACACTTCGCAACATGTATAGAAGATCATTACCGGGTTATGTATTTTTCCGCTTTCGATATGGCAATTCAGTCTATCAAAAGCAGATTTGACCAGCCACACTATAAGATATACAGCAAGCTTGAATGCACACTTCTGAAGGGTGCTGCTGGAGAGAGCTATACGGATGACCTGTCTAGCATACAGGAGTTGTACTGCACAGACTTTGACAGCAATATCCTCCAGACGCAGCTATTGATACTGTATTCTCACTTTAGAGAAACGGCAGTCACACCAGCCCTGATGGATGTTGTGGACTATGTTAAGTCACTAGGGAAACCCGGCCAACTGCTGTTGTCTGAGGTGGTCAAACTTATACGCTTGATCCTTGTTGCTcctgcaacaaatgcaactagTGAAAGAACGTTCTCAGCTCTCCGCATTGTTAAAACATACCTTCGGTGCACTATGACACAGGCAAGGTTAAATCACCTTTTAatgttgcatgtgcacaaagaaGCATGTGATAGTCTTGATCTAGAACTATGCATAGATGATTTCTGTAGGGAATCAGAACACAGAAGAAACATTTTTGGCTCAATGTAG